Proteins from a genomic interval of Ferrovibrio terrae:
- a CDS encoding GNAT family N-acetyltransferase: protein MTQLETARLILRPPEREDYEPWLAFGADEEVMRHLGGVMPPALVWRSICLMTGAWAIDGFSMFSVIEKSTGRWIGRLGPWLPAEWPGTEVGWSLTRDAWGKGYATEGATAAIDWAFDHLGWTEVIHCIAPENAASQAVAKRLGSSYLREGRLPAPINATTHLWGQTREQWRARRSIAQ from the coding sequence ATGACCCAGCTCGAAACCGCCCGCCTGATCCTGCGGCCGCCGGAACGTGAAGATTACGAACCCTGGCTCGCCTTCGGGGCCGACGAGGAGGTCATGCGTCATCTGGGCGGCGTGATGCCGCCGGCCCTAGTCTGGCGCTCGATCTGCCTCATGACCGGCGCCTGGGCCATCGACGGCTTCTCGATGTTCTCGGTGATCGAGAAGTCGACCGGGCGCTGGATTGGCCGGCTGGGTCCCTGGCTGCCGGCCGAATGGCCCGGCACCGAAGTGGGCTGGAGCCTGACGCGCGACGCCTGGGGCAAGGGCTACGCCACCGAGGGCGCGACGGCGGCCATCGACTGGGCCTTCGACCATCTGGGCTGGACCGAGGTGATCCACTGCATCGCGCCGGAGAACGCTGCCTCGCAGGCGGTGGCGAAGCGGCTCGGCTCGAGCTACCTGCGCGAGGGACGGCTGCCCGCCCCGATCAATGCCACCACCCACCTCTGGGGCCAGACCAGGGAACAGTGGCGGGCGCGGCGTAGCATCGCTCAATAA
- a CDS encoding ABC transporter ATP-binding protein has product MSEAVLVLDNVQRTFSQGGVNVDVLRGVDLTVSRGEIVALLGPSGSGKSTLLHIAGLLEQPSSGRIVIGGQDCSSMNDAERTLVRRERLGFVYQYHHLLPEFSALENAAMPLRVRGQGAGAAAQTAGDLLKHLGLGHRLDHRPARLSGGEQQRVAIARAVVGKPDLLLADEPTGNLDEKTAEIVFGEMTSLVRNSGIGALIATHNLDLARRMDRVVTLHEGKLQAA; this is encoded by the coding sequence ATGAGTGAGGCCGTCCTCGTTCTCGACAACGTCCAGCGCACCTTCAGCCAGGGTGGCGTCAATGTCGACGTGCTGCGCGGCGTCGATCTCACTGTGTCGCGCGGCGAGATCGTCGCGCTGCTCGGCCCCTCGGGCTCGGGCAAATCCACCCTGCTGCATATCGCCGGCCTGCTGGAGCAGCCGTCGTCCGGTCGCATCGTGATCGGCGGCCAGGATTGCAGCAGCATGAACGATGCCGAACGCACGCTGGTGCGCCGCGAGCGGCTCGGCTTCGTCTATCAGTATCACCACCTGCTGCCGGAATTCTCGGCCCTGGAAAATGCCGCCATGCCGCTGCGCGTGCGCGGGCAGGGGGCGGGGGCCGCAGCGCAGACCGCCGGCGACCTGCTAAAGCATCTCGGCCTCGGCCATCGCCTTGATCATCGCCCGGCGCGGCTGTCGGGCGGCGAGCAGCAGCGTGTGGCGATTGCCCGCGCGGTGGTCGGCAAGCCCGACCTGCTGCTGGCGGACGAGCCGACCGGCAATCTGGATGAGAAGACCGCCGAGATCGTGTTCGGCGAGATGACCTCTCTGGTGCGCAACAGTGGCATCGGCGCGCTGATCGCCACCCACAATCTAGATCTCGCCCGGCGCATGGACCGGGTCGTGACCCTGCACGAAGGCAAGCTGCAGGCGGCGTAA
- a CDS encoding lipoprotein-releasing ABC transporter permease subunit: MPFFSRFEWMLALRYLRARRQEGFISVIAVFSFLGIMLGVATLIIVMSVMNGFRAELVGRILGLNGHLTIQSDAAPVIRDFQFVADAVGKLPGVVTAVPIIEGQVMATTDRGASGVMIRGVRPEDLAKESAIAKGIREGSLRDFQGDDGAVIGHRLARKLGLRVGDQISMISPQTNATPFGSVPRSVRYNVVAVFDVGMFEYDSAFVYLPFEAAQIYFRLQNQASAVEVRLVEPDKAREAARMISQRLGPSYRMYDWQQANAQFVSALQVERNVMFLILTLIIVVAAFNIISSMIMLVKDKTRDIAILRTMGTARGTVMRVFVIAGASIGVLGTASGFALGLAFCLNIESIRQALQAMTGWQLFPAEIYFLSQLPAKVDSTEVVYVVAMGLILTLLATLYPSWRAARLDPVEALRYE, translated from the coding sequence ATGCCCTTCTTCTCGCGTTTCGAATGGATGCTCGCCCTGCGGTATTTACGGGCGCGGCGGCAGGAGGGGTTCATCTCCGTGATCGCGGTGTTCAGCTTCCTCGGCATCATGCTGGGGGTTGCGACCCTGATCATTGTGATGAGCGTGATGAACGGCTTCCGCGCCGAACTGGTCGGCCGCATCCTCGGCCTGAACGGTCATCTGACCATCCAGTCCGATGCCGCGCCGGTGATCCGCGATTTCCAGTTCGTGGCTGATGCGGTGGGCAAGCTGCCCGGCGTGGTGACGGCGGTGCCGATCATCGAGGGCCAGGTGATGGCCACCACCGACCGCGGTGCCTCGGGCGTGATGATCCGCGGCGTGCGGCCGGAAGACCTTGCGAAAGAGAGCGCCATCGCCAAGGGTATCCGCGAGGGCAGCCTGCGTGATTTCCAGGGCGACGATGGCGCCGTGATCGGCCATCGTCTGGCACGCAAGCTGGGCCTGCGGGTCGGCGACCAGATCAGCATGATCTCGCCGCAGACCAATGCCACGCCCTTCGGCAGCGTGCCGCGCTCGGTGCGCTACAACGTTGTCGCGGTCTTCGATGTCGGCATGTTCGAGTATGACAGCGCCTTCGTCTATCTGCCGTTTGAAGCCGCCCAGATCTATTTCCGCCTGCAGAACCAGGCCTCGGCCGTGGAAGTGCGGCTGGTCGAACCGGACAAGGCGCGCGAAGCCGCCCGCATGATCAGCCAGCGGCTCGGACCCAGCTACCGCATGTATGACTGGCAGCAGGCGAACGCCCAGTTCGTCAGCGCGCTGCAGGTCGAGCGCAATGTCATGTTCCTGATCCTGACGCTGATCATCGTGGTGGCCGCCTTCAACATCATTTCCAGCATGATCATGCTGGTGAAGGACAAGACCCGCGACATCGCCATCCTTCGCACCATGGGCACGGCGCGCGGCACCGTGATGCGCGTCTTCGTCATCGCCGGGGCCAGCATCGGCGTGCTCGGCACGGCCTCGGGCTTCGCGCTCGGGCTGGCCTTCTGTCTCAATATCGAAAGCATCCGGCAGGCCCTGCAGGCGATGACCGGCTGGCAGCTGTTCCCGGCCGAAATCTATTTCCTGTCGCAGCTGCCGGCCAAGGTCGACAGCACCGAAGTCGTCTATGTCGTGGCGATGGGCCTGATCCTGACCCTGCTGGCCACGCTCTATCCGAGCTGGCGTGCCGCACGCCTCGATCCGGTGGAGGCGCTGCGTTATGAGTAA
- the proS gene encoding proline--tRNA ligase has protein sequence MRLSSYFLPVLKENPSEAQIVSHRLMLRAGMVRQNAAGIYSWLPLGHRVLKKIEQIVREEQDNAGAQEMLMPTIQSAELWQKSGRYEDYGKEMLRITDRHERPLLYGPTNEEMLTDIVANEWKSYRDLPKILYHIQWKFRDEVRPRFGVMRGREFLMKDAYSFDLDQAAARRSYNRMFVAYLRTYARMGLKAIPMQADTGPIGGDLSHEFIVLAETGESGVFCDKALIERDVLGEGVDYNADLQPIVDSWTSPYAATDEKHDTARFDALPQERQVAARGIEVGHIFYFGTKYSKPMGAVVSGPGGEQITLEMGSYGIGVSRLVGAIIEASHDDNGIIWPMSVAPFHVGLINLKVGDADCDKASDDLYGKLKAAGLDVLLDDRDERAGAKFATMDLIGLPWQVTVGPRGLKSGVVEIKNRKTGEKEELSVEAALNKLSAAKV, from the coding sequence ATGCGGCTCAGCAGCTACTTCCTGCCCGTTCTGAAGGAAAACCCCTCCGAGGCCCAGATCGTCAGCCACCGGTTGATGCTGCGGGCCGGCATGGTCCGGCAGAATGCCGCCGGCATCTACAGCTGGCTGCCGCTGGGCCATCGCGTGCTGAAGAAGATTGAGCAGATCGTGCGCGAGGAGCAGGACAATGCCGGCGCGCAGGAAATGCTGATGCCGACCATCCAGTCGGCCGAGCTGTGGCAGAAGAGCGGCCGTTACGAGGATTACGGCAAGGAGATGCTGCGCATCACCGACCGCCACGAGCGGCCTTTGCTGTACGGTCCGACCAACGAGGAAATGCTCACCGACATCGTGGCGAACGAGTGGAAGAGCTACCGCGACCTGCCGAAGATCCTCTACCACATCCAGTGGAAATTCCGCGACGAGGTGCGTCCGCGCTTTGGCGTCATGCGTGGCCGCGAATTCCTGATGAAGGATGCCTATTCCTTCGATCTCGACCAGGCCGCGGCACGTCGCTCGTATAACCGCATGTTCGTCGCCTACCTGCGCACTTACGCGCGCATGGGCCTGAAGGCGATCCCGATGCAGGCCGATACCGGGCCGATTGGCGGCGACCTGAGCCACGAGTTCATCGTGCTGGCCGAGACCGGCGAAAGCGGCGTGTTCTGCGACAAGGCGCTGATCGAGCGCGATGTGCTGGGCGAGGGCGTGGACTATAACGCCGACCTGCAGCCCATCGTCGACAGTTGGACCTCGCCCTATGCGGCCACCGACGAAAAGCACGACACGGCGCGGTTCGATGCACTCCCCCAGGAACGCCAGGTGGCGGCCCGCGGTATCGAGGTCGGCCATATCTTCTATTTCGGCACCAAGTATTCCAAGCCGATGGGCGCGGTGGTCTCCGGTCCAGGCGGCGAGCAGATCACGCTCGAGATGGGCTCCTACGGCATCGGCGTGTCGCGTCTGGTCGGCGCGATCATCGAGGCCAGTCATGACGACAACGGCATCATCTGGCCGATGAGCGTCGCGCCCTTCCATGTCGGTCTGATCAACCTCAAGGTTGGCGATGCCGACTGCGACAAGGCCAGCGACGACCTCTACGGCAAGCTGAAGGCGGCCGGACTGGACGTGCTGCTGGATGATCGCGACGAGCGCGCCGGCGCCAAGTTCGCCACCATGGACCTGATCGGCCTGCCCTGGCAGGTCACGGTCGGCCCGCGCGGCCTGAAGAGCGGCGTGGTCGAGATCAAGAACCGCAAAACCGGCGAGAAAGAGGAACTTTCCGTCGAAGCGGCGCTTAACAAGCTCTCTGCAGCCAAGGTCTGA
- a CDS encoding DUF1467 family protein translates to MTWYNNLVAFMMIYMVILFCVLPIGVKTADEAGEEKLPGQADSAPSNPRLGFKFLLCFGISSVIFGIYYVVGTYDLLNVPGLLGRG, encoded by the coding sequence GTGACCTGGTACAACAATCTCGTCGCCTTCATGATGATCTATATGGTCATCCTGTTCTGCGTGCTGCCGATCGGCGTGAAGACGGCCGATGAGGCCGGCGAGGAGAAGCTGCCCGGACAGGCCGATTCCGCCCCGAGCAATCCGCGGCTGGGCTTCAAATTCTTGCTCTGCTTTGGCATCAGCAGCGTGATTTTCGGGATCTATTACGTGGTCGGCACTTACGACCTGCTCAACGTGCCGGGCCTGCTGGGCCGCGGCTGA
- the mce gene encoding methylmalonyl-CoA epimerase: MIGRLNHVAIAVPDLAAAAAMYADTLGAKVSAPLAQPDHGVTVVFVELPNTKIELLHPLGEGSTIAKFLANNPSGGMHHVCYEVEDIIAARDKLKQQGARVLGDGEPKIGAHGKPVLFLHPKDFAGTLVEIEQV, translated from the coding sequence ATGATCGGTCGCCTCAACCACGTTGCCATCGCGGTCCCCGACCTCGCCGCCGCTGCCGCCATGTATGCCGATACGCTCGGCGCCAAGGTGTCAGCGCCGCTGGCGCAGCCCGATCACGGCGTCACGGTCGTCTTCGTCGAGCTGCCCAACACCAAGATCGAGCTGCTGCATCCGCTGGGTGAGGGCTCGACCATTGCCAAGTTCCTCGCCAACAACCCGTCGGGCGGCATGCATCATGTCTGCTACGAGGTCGAAGACATCATTGCTGCACGCGACAAGCTGAAACAGCAGGGTGCGCGTGTGCTGGGCGACGGCGAGCCGAAGATCGGCGCGCATGGCAAGCCCGTGCTGTTCCTGCATCCGAAGGATTTCGCCGGCACGCTGGTCGAGATCGAACAGGTCTGA
- a CDS encoding ribonuclease J — protein MSERLDKDSLYFLPLGGVNEIGMNLNLYGYGDQWIMVDLGTSFADEGMPGVDMVVPDVAWIAGRREKLLGLILTHAHEDHLGAISHCWEELQCPVWATGFAASVLRRKLEEKGMVDDVPVHIYQPGDLIELGPFRIRSMNITHSTPESQALAIETPRGTVLHTGDWKLDPRPMLGPQTEIETLRSYGDKGVLALVCDSTNVFSRGTSGSEGEVHDALLPLLRDKTGRIAITTFSSNLARLESLFLVAKDLGRHVCLIGRSLHRFMAAAQENGYLKHVPNQVDEREAGFLPRDKILYICTGCQGEPRGAMARIAFGSHPHVVMSPRDTVVFSSKIIPGNERTLFRLHNELVSRGIEVITEKDAFVHVSGHPSRDELAEMYALVRPQIAVPVHGEPRHLVEHARFAQSLQVPHGIVPRNGDLIRLAPGEPDVVEQVPAGRLAIDGDELIPLQGGTLGVRRKLAFNGAAAVTLVVDDRGKLLADPQVMLAGVVNFEIEDIEDEIAEEIADAIDSLKSSRDDAALEQAAVKAMRSYLRSLTGRKPICQVQIVRMP, from the coding sequence ATGTCAGAACGCCTCGACAAGGACAGCCTGTATTTCCTTCCCCTCGGCGGGGTGAACGAAATCGGCATGAACCTGAACCTGTATGGCTACGGGGATCAGTGGATCATGGTCGATCTCGGCACCAGCTTTGCCGACGAGGGCATGCCGGGCGTCGACATGGTGGTGCCCGATGTGGCCTGGATTGCTGGCCGGCGCGAGAAGCTGCTGGGGCTGATCCTCACCCATGCCCATGAAGACCATCTCGGCGCGATCAGCCATTGCTGGGAGGAGCTGCAATGCCCGGTCTGGGCTACCGGCTTTGCCGCCAGCGTGCTGCGGCGCAAGCTGGAAGAGAAGGGCATGGTCGATGACGTGCCGGTGCATATCTACCAGCCGGGCGATTTGATCGAACTGGGCCCGTTCAGGATCCGCTCGATGAACATCACGCATTCGACGCCGGAGAGTCAGGCGCTGGCCATCGAGACGCCGCGTGGCACCGTGCTGCATACCGGCGACTGGAAGCTGGATCCGCGCCCGATGCTGGGGCCCCAGACCGAGATCGAAACGCTGCGCAGCTATGGCGACAAGGGCGTGCTGGCGCTGGTCTGTGACAGTACCAATGTGTTCAGTCGCGGCACGTCTGGTTCGGAAGGCGAGGTGCATGACGCGTTGCTGCCGCTGCTGAGGGACAAGACCGGCCGCATCGCGATCACCACGTTTTCGTCAAATCTGGCGCGGCTGGAAAGCCTGTTCCTGGTGGCCAAGGATCTCGGCCGCCATGTCTGCCTGATCGGCCGCTCGCTGCACCGGTTCATGGCGGCGGCGCAGGAGAACGGCTATCTGAAGCATGTCCCCAACCAGGTGGATGAGCGCGAGGCCGGCTTCCTGCCGCGCGACAAAATTCTCTACATCTGCACCGGCTGTCAGGGCGAGCCGCGCGGCGCCATGGCGCGCATTGCGTTTGGCAGCCATCCGCATGTGGTGATGTCGCCCCGGGATACCGTGGTGTTTTCCTCCAAGATCATTCCGGGCAACGAGCGCACGCTGTTCAGGCTGCACAATGAACTGGTCAGCCGCGGCATCGAGGTGATCACCGAGAAGGATGCCTTCGTGCATGTGTCGGGCCATCCGTCGCGCGACGAACTGGCCGAGATGTATGCGCTGGTCCGGCCGCAGATCGCGGTGCCGGTGCATGGCGAACCGCGTCATCTGGTGGAGCATGCGCGCTTCGCCCAGAGCCTGCAGGTGCCGCATGGCATCGTGCCGCGCAACGGCGACCTGATCCGGCTGGCGCCGGGCGAACCCGATGTGGTGGAGCAGGTGCCGGCGGGGCGTCTGGCGATCGACGGCGACGAGTTGATCCCGCTGCAGGGCGGGACGCTGGGCGTGCGGCGCAAGCTCGCTTTCAACGGTGCTGCCGCAGTGACGCTCGTGGTCGACGATCGCGGCAAGCTGCTGGCCGATCCGCAGGTGATGCTGGCCGGCGTGGTGAATTTCGAGATCGAGGATATCGAGGACGAGATCGCCGAGGAGATCGCCGACGCCATCGACAGTCTGAAATCGTCGCGCGACGACGCGGCGCTGGAGCAGGCCGCCGTCAAGGCGATGCGCAGCTACCTGCGCAGCCTGACCGGCCGCAAGCCGATCTGCCAGGTGCAGATCGTGCGGATGCCGTAA
- a CDS encoding type III pantothenate kinase: MLLAINANNTNVKFGVIDGDRIVGEWRQHTSAMRTADEHAVWLLQLMQLEGIDPKQITAAILASVVPQATFNLRRLCTRYFSTEPLVLGEPNVKYGVQIKGQGAGADRICNTVGASVMFPKTAMIIVDFGTATTFDVVDEEGAYCGGVIAPGINLSIEALVNATALLPRIVVEKPKSVIGVNTVACMHSGVFYGYVGLIEGIVARIRGEFGRPMRVISTGGLAPVFDGATDVIEKIVPDITVRGLIEIYRRSMQQ, translated from the coding sequence ATGCTGCTCGCCATCAATGCCAACAACACCAATGTGAAATTCGGTGTCATCGACGGCGACCGGATTGTCGGCGAATGGCGCCAGCATACCTCGGCCATGCGCACCGCCGACGAACATGCGGTCTGGCTGCTGCAGCTGATGCAGCTTGAAGGCATCGACCCGAAGCAGATTACCGCCGCCATCCTCGCCAGCGTGGTGCCGCAGGCGACCTTCAACCTGCGCCGGCTCTGCACCCGCTACTTCAGCACCGAGCCGCTGGTACTGGGCGAGCCGAATGTGAAATACGGCGTGCAGATCAAGGGGCAGGGCGCCGGCGCCGACCGCATCTGCAATACGGTCGGCGCTTCCGTCATGTTCCCGAAGACGGCGATGATCATCGTCGATTTCGGCACGGCGACGACCTTCGATGTGGTCGACGAGGAGGGGGCCTATTGCGGCGGCGTGATTGCGCCGGGTATCAACCTGTCCATCGAGGCGCTGGTCAATGCCACGGCCCTGCTGCCAAGGATCGTTGTCGAGAAACCGAAAAGCGTGATCGGCGTGAATACCGTGGCCTGCATGCATTCCGGCGTGTTCTACGGCTATGTCGGGCTGATCGAGGGCATCGTCGCCCGCATCCGGGGTGAGTTCGGCCGGCCGATGCGGGTGATCTCCACCGGCGGTCTCGCGCCGGTCTTCGACGGCGCCACCGACGTGATCGAGAAGATCGTGCCCGATATCACCGTGCGCGGCCTGATCGAGATTTACCGCCGCAGCATGCAGCAATAG
- a CDS encoding biotin--[acetyl-CoA-carboxylase] ligase, which yields MKWDVQVFDSVDSTNEEVRRQAESGAVEGLAVLAKQQTAGRGRRGRAWDSPPGNLFLSLLLRPKVTPAEAATLSFLTAVALLEALDLASVPATLTCKWPNDVLVNGAKIAGILLESRTGPDGALGWVTVGIGVNLAWHPEGTPYPVTSLAAHGITVTPEDFAPWLLARYGYWYGRWQVEGFAPVRTAWLARAQGLGQPVVVRLPDSELQGRFVALDDGGALLLELPDGRRQTVTAGDVFPAG from the coding sequence ATGAAGTGGGATGTCCAGGTCTTCGACAGCGTCGACAGCACCAATGAGGAAGTCCGCCGCCAGGCTGAATCCGGTGCTGTGGAAGGCCTCGCGGTGCTGGCGAAACAGCAGACCGCTGGTCGCGGCCGCCGTGGCCGTGCTTGGGACTCGCCGCCGGGCAATCTCTTTCTCTCACTACTGCTGAGACCGAAGGTAACTCCGGCCGAAGCCGCCACGCTGTCCTTCCTGACAGCTGTGGCGTTGCTTGAGGCGCTCGACCTCGCGTCGGTGCCGGCGACGCTGACCTGCAAATGGCCGAACGACGTGTTGGTCAACGGCGCCAAGATCGCCGGCATCCTGCTCGAATCCCGCACTGGCCCGGATGGTGCGCTGGGCTGGGTCACGGTCGGTATCGGCGTCAACCTCGCCTGGCACCCTGAGGGAACGCCGTATCCGGTCACGTCGCTGGCGGCTCATGGCATCACTGTGACACCGGAGGACTTCGCCCCGTGGCTGCTGGCGCGCTACGGCTACTGGTATGGTCGCTGGCAGGTCGAAGGCTTCGCCCCGGTGCGCACCGCCTGGCTGGCGCGGGCGCAGGGGCTGGGGCAGCCCGTGGTGGTGCGACTGCCTGACAGTGAACTGCAGGGGCGGTTTGTCGCGCTGGATGATGGCGGCGCGCTTCTGCTGGAATTGCCTGACGGCCGCAGGCAGACTGTCACGGCCGGCGACGTGTTCCCGGCCGGCTGA
- the nuoN gene encoding NADH-quinone oxidoreductase subunit NuoN — protein sequence MALLMFGVFRGDGSTRMVSWLAVLVLLIAVALVAMQPAGSVLTFGGLFVSDGFGRFAKVLILLGSAFSIILSLGYNRYERMERFEYPVLILLASTGMMMMVSANDLIALYLGLELQSLSLYVLAAFKRDSGRATEAGLKYFVLGALSSGMLLYGASMIYGFAGSTSFTQIAVALGGQASIGLVVGIVFLSAGLAFKVSAVPFHMWTPDVYEGAPTPVTAFFAVAPKIAAMALFVRAILTPFGEVAHEWQQIIIVVSTLSMLLGAFAAIAQTNIKRLMAYSSIGHVGYALIGLAAGTEEGVRGILIYLAIYLAMNVGTFACILCMRQKDQMVEGVSDLAGLAKTHPGMALLLAGFMFSLAGVPPLAGFFGKFYIFMSAINAGLYTLAVIGVLSSVVGAYYYLRIVKIMYFDEASEPLAKPVRGELGAVMTVTGLFTMLFFIWPAPLLSMAATAARSLFP from the coding sequence ATGGCGCTGCTGATGTTCGGCGTCTTCCGTGGCGATGGCTCCACCCGCATGGTGTCGTGGCTTGCCGTGCTGGTGCTTCTGATCGCGGTGGCGCTGGTTGCCATGCAGCCGGCCGGTTCGGTTCTCACCTTCGGCGGGCTGTTCGTCTCTGACGGCTTCGGCCGCTTCGCCAAGGTTCTGATCCTGCTCGGTTCAGCCTTCTCGATCATCCTGTCGCTTGGCTATAACCGCTACGAACGCATGGAGCGGTTCGAGTATCCCGTGCTGATCCTGCTGGCCAGCACCGGCATGATGATGATGGTCTCGGCCAACGACCTGATCGCGCTCTATCTTGGTCTCGAGCTGCAGTCGCTGTCGCTGTATGTGCTGGCTGCCTTCAAGCGCGATTCCGGCCGCGCCACCGAAGCCGGCCTGAAGTATTTCGTGCTCGGCGCGCTGTCGTCGGGCATGCTGCTCTACGGCGCCTCGATGATCTACGGCTTCGCCGGCTCGACCAGCTTCACCCAGATCGCGGTGGCGCTCGGCGGCCAGGCCTCGATCGGCCTGGTGGTCGGTATTGTTTTCCTGTCGGCGGGCCTCGCTTTCAAAGTCTCGGCCGTGCCCTTCCATATGTGGACGCCTGACGTCTATGAAGGCGCGCCGACCCCGGTGACGGCCTTCTTTGCCGTGGCGCCGAAGATTGCGGCCATGGCGCTGTTCGTGCGCGCGATCCTGACGCCGTTCGGCGAGGTCGCCCATGAATGGCAGCAGATCATCATCGTGGTCAGCACGTTGTCGATGCTGCTCGGCGCTTTCGCCGCCATCGCGCAGACCAACATCAAGCGCCTGATGGCCTATTCGTCCATCGGCCATGTCGGCTATGCCCTGATCGGCCTCGCGGCCGGGACGGAAGAGGGCGTGCGCGGCATCCTGATCTATCTGGCGATCTATCTCGCCATGAATGTCGGGACGTTTGCCTGCATTCTCTGCATGCGCCAGAAAGACCAGATGGTCGAGGGCGTCAGCGATCTGGCCGGCCTGGCCAAGACCCATCCGGGCATGGCGCTGTTGCTGGCCGGCTTCATGTTCTCGCTTGCCGGCGTGCCGCCGCTGGCCGGCTTCTTCGGCAAGTTCTACATCTTCATGTCCGCCATTAACGCTGGCCTCTATACGCTGGCGGTGATCGGCGTGCTGAGCTCGGTGGTCGGCGCTTACTACTACCTGCGCATCGTCAAGATCATGTATTTCGACGAAGCCTCCGAGCCGCTGGCCAAGCCGGTGCGTGGCGAACTGGGCGCGGTGATGACCGTGACCGGGCTGTTCACCATGCTGTTCTTCATCTGGCCGGCACCGCTGCTCAGCATGGCGGCCACAGCCGCCCGCTCGCTGTTCCCGTAA
- a CDS encoding NADH-quinone oxidoreductase subunit M yields the protein MSSMPLLSIVTFLPLVGAAFIFLARGPEEIVARNARSVALWTTTITFLVSLLIWLNFDNSTATFQFVEKGEWIGAGINYHMGVDGISMLFVILTTFLMPFCILASWEAIEHRVKEYMIAFLVMETLMVGVFCALDLVLFYLLFEAGLIPMFLIIGIWGGKRRIYASFKFFLYTLLGSVLLLLALLYMYFTAGTTDIPSLMKTGLFSAQAQTWLWLAFFASFAVKMPMWPVHTWLPDAHVEAPTAGSVILAAVLLKMGGYGFLRFSLPMFPIASEYFAPFVFALSVIAIVYASIVALVQEDMKKLIAYSSVAHMGFVTMGIFALNTQGIEGAIFQMLSHGIISGALFLCVGVVYDRLHTREIARYGGLANNMPKYAVIFMLFTMANVGLPGTGGFVGELLTLVGAFQANTWVALIATSGVIFAAAYALYLYRRVVFGELTKADLKAMTDLSPREIAIFAPLVIMTLWMGIYPAPFFDVMAASVKHLLDQHQTAMAAAKAMATAAR from the coding sequence ATGTCGAGCATGCCCTTGCTGTCGATCGTCACCTTCCTGCCGCTGGTCGGTGCCGCCTTCATCTTCCTGGCGCGCGGCCCGGAGGAGATCGTGGCCCGCAACGCCCGTTCGGTGGCGCTGTGGACCACCACGATCACCTTCCTGGTGTCGCTGCTGATCTGGCTGAACTTCGACAACTCGACCGCGACCTTCCAGTTCGTCGAGAAGGGCGAGTGGATCGGCGCCGGCATCAACTATCATATGGGCGTCGATGGCATTTCCATGCTGTTCGTCATCCTGACCACTTTCCTGATGCCTTTCTGCATCCTGGCCAGCTGGGAAGCCATCGAACATCGCGTCAAGGAATACATGATCGCCTTCCTGGTCATGGAAACCCTGATGGTCGGCGTGTTCTGCGCGCTCGATCTGGTGCTGTTCTACCTGCTGTTCGAAGCCGGCCTGATCCCGATGTTCCTGATCATCGGCATCTGGGGCGGCAAGCGCCGCATTTATGCCAGCTTCAAGTTCTTCCTCTACACGCTGCTCGGCTCGGTGCTGCTGCTGCTCGCGCTGCTGTACATGTATTTCACCGCTGGCACGACCGATATCCCGAGCCTGATGAAGACCGGCCTGTTCTCGGCCCAGGCGCAGACCTGGCTGTGGCTCGCCTTCTTCGCATCCTTCGCGGTGAAGATGCCGATGTGGCCGGTGCATACCTGGCTGCCGGACGCACACGTTGAAGCGCCGACCGCCGGTTCAGTGATCCTGGCCGCCGTGCTGCTGAAGATGGGCGGCTACGGCTTCCTGCGCTTCTCACTGCCAATGTTCCCGATTGCCTCGGAATACTTCGCGCCCTTCGTCTTCGCGCTTAGCGTGATCGCCATCGTCTACGCCTCGATCGTGGCGCTGGTGCAGGAGGACATGAAAAAGCTGATCGCCTATTCCTCGGTGGCGCATATGGGCTTCGTCACCATGGGTATCTTCGCGCTCAACACGCAGGGCATTGAAGGCGCGATCTTCCAGATGCTCAGCCACGGCATTATCTCCGGCGCGTTGTTCCTCTGCGTCGGCGTGGTCTACGACCGCCTGCATACCCGCGAGATCGCGCGCTATGGCGGCCTGGCCAACAACATGCCGAAATACGCCGTGATCTTCATGCTGTTCACCATGGCCAATGTCGGCCTGCCGGGCACCGGCGGTTTCGTTGGCGAGCTGCTGACGCTGGTCGGCGCCTTCCAGGCCAACACCTGGGTCGCGCTGATCGCCACCAGCGGCGTGATCTTTGCCGCGGCTTACGCGCTGTATCTCTACCGTCGCGTTGTTTTCGGCGAGCTGACCAAGGCCGACCTCAAGGCGATGACCGACCTGTCGCCGCGTGAGATCGCCATCTTTGCACCGCTGGTGATCATGACGCTGTGGATGGGTATTTACCCGGCGCCGTTCTTCGATGTGATGGCCGCCTCGGTCAAGCATCTGCTCGACCAGCACCAGACTGCGATGGCCGCCGCGAAGGCGATGGCCACCGCTGCTCGCTAG